One Sporomusaceae bacterium ACPt DNA window includes the following coding sequences:
- the pccB_1 gene encoding Propionyl-CoA carboxylase beta chain — protein sequence MATIQEKIEDLKKRQEKVILGGGQKRIEKQHASGKLTARERVEKLLDPGTFVELDQFVRHRCTNFGMEKEEAPGEGVVTGYGTVDGRLVYVFAQDFTVIGGSLGEMHAAKIVKVQKLALKMGAPLIGINDSGGARIQEAVDALSGYGKIFYENTLASGVIPQISVIMGPCAGGAVYSPALTDFIYMVKNTSQMFITGPQVIKSVTAEEVTAEQLGGAMTHNSTSGVAHFATENDDDCMQQVRYLLSFLPSNNLDDAPIVNTGDDANRMDESLNTLLPDNPNQPYNMKDVIKSIVDNGEFYEVHAHYAQNIITCFARFDGQPVGIIANQPNFMAGCLDINASDKSSRFIRFCDAFNLPLVNLVDVPGFLPGTDQEYGGIIRHGAKMLYAYSEATVPKVTVITRKAYGGSYLAMCSQDLGADQVLAWPSAEIAVMGPAGAANIIFRGDPEAEAKTVKYVEDFATPYKAAERGFVDQVIEPKETRPRVITALNMLATKCEQRPAKKHGNIPL from the coding sequence ATGGCTACAATCCAAGAAAAAATTGAGGACCTTAAAAAACGCCAGGAGAAAGTAATTCTAGGCGGCGGACAAAAACGTATTGAAAAGCAGCATGCCAGCGGGAAGCTCACTGCCCGTGAGCGTGTGGAAAAACTGTTAGATCCCGGAACCTTTGTTGAGCTTGACCAATTCGTCCGTCACCGTTGCACCAATTTCGGCATGGAGAAAGAAGAAGCTCCGGGCGAAGGCGTAGTAACCGGGTACGGTACTGTTGATGGCCGTCTGGTATATGTATTTGCCCAGGACTTTACCGTGATTGGCGGTTCGCTGGGTGAAATGCATGCTGCTAAAATTGTTAAAGTACAAAAGCTGGCTCTTAAGATGGGCGCTCCTTTAATTGGTATTAACGACTCAGGCGGTGCGCGTATCCAAGAGGCTGTTGACGCTTTATCGGGGTACGGCAAAATTTTCTATGAGAACACCCTGGCTTCAGGCGTAATTCCGCAAATATCGGTAATTATGGGGCCGTGCGCGGGTGGCGCGGTATATTCGCCGGCACTCACCGATTTTATTTATATGGTCAAAAACACCAGTCAGATGTTTATTACCGGTCCGCAAGTTATCAAATCGGTAACCGCCGAAGAAGTCACTGCCGAGCAATTAGGCGGCGCCATGACCCATAACTCGACCTCAGGCGTGGCTCATTTTGCAACCGAAAATGATGACGATTGCATGCAGCAAGTGCGTTATCTGTTAAGCTTCCTGCCGAGCAACAACTTGGATGATGCTCCTATTGTGAATACAGGCGACGACGCCAATCGTATGGATGAAAGCTTGAATACGCTGTTGCCGGACAACCCCAACCAGCCGTACAACATGAAAGATGTTATTAAGTCTATCGTTGACAACGGCGAATTTTATGAAGTGCATGCCCACTATGCTCAAAATATCATCACTTGCTTTGCCCGTTTTGATGGACAACCGGTTGGTATTATTGCCAACCAGCCTAATTTTATGGCCGGTTGCTTGGACATCAATGCTTCTGACAAATCTTCGCGGTTTATCCGCTTCTGCGATGCTTTCAACCTGCCGTTGGTCAACCTTGTAGACGTTCCTGGCTTCTTGCCTGGTACTGACCAGGAGTACGGCGGTATTATTCGGCATGGTGCTAAAATGCTATACGCTTATTCGGAAGCTACTGTCCCAAAAGTCACTGTTATTACCCGTAAGGCTTACGGCGGTTCATACCTGGCCATGTGCTCCCAAGACTTGGGTGCCGATCAGGTTCTGGCCTGGCCGTCTGCTGAAATTGCTGTTATGGGTCCGGCTGGCGCCGCCAACATTATTTTCCGTGGCGACCCTGAAGCCGAAGCCAAAACTGTCAAATATGTTGAGGATTTTGCCACCCCGTATAAAGCGGCAGAACGCGGTTTCGTTGACCAGGTTATTGAACCTAAAGAGACCCGGCCGCGGGTAATTACCGCGCTCAACATGCTGGCCACTAAGTGCGAGCAGCGTCCAGCCAAAAAGCACGGCAATATTCCGCTGTAA
- the epi_2 gene encoding Ethylmalonyl-CoA/methylmalonyl-CoA epimerase: MNTKFKVLRVDHIGIAVKDLEQAKKFYTDVLGMTAMGEEIVEQQKVKVCFIPCGDSEVELLESTSPDGPVAKFIEKNGEGIQHVALRVDNIEAALADLKEQGVRFIDESPRYGAGGASIAFVHPKATGGILLELSERK; the protein is encoded by the coding sequence ATGAATACAAAATTCAAAGTTTTGAGAGTTGACCACATCGGCATTGCAGTTAAAGATTTGGAACAGGCTAAGAAATTCTATACCGATGTGCTTGGTATGACTGCGATGGGAGAAGAAATTGTCGAGCAGCAAAAAGTGAAAGTATGCTTTATTCCCTGCGGCGACAGTGAAGTTGAACTATTAGAATCGACTTCGCCCGACGGCCCGGTAGCCAAGTTTATTGAAAAGAACGGCGAAGGCATTCAACACGTTGCGCTCAGAGTGGACAACATCGAGGCTGCGCTTGCTGATCTTAAAGAACAAGGTGTTCGTTTCATTGATGAATCGCCGCGCTATGGCGCGGGCGGCGCCAGCATTGCTTTCGTTCATCCGAAAGCTACCGGCGGCATCCTACTCGAACTTTCTGAAAGAAAGTAA
- the gcdC_1 gene encoding Glutaconyl-CoA decarboxylase subunit gamma has product MRKFKVNVNGILYNVEAQEERLIVAAAPIAQAATPTALASAPAQTITPVEFVAGDSPVKAPMPGKITKIIAQEGDIVNKGDVLMLLEAMKMQNEIGAPAGGTVKFINVTNGQSVKPGEVIAVISQL; this is encoded by the coding sequence ATGAGAAAATTTAAGGTTAATGTCAACGGTATTTTATACAATGTTGAGGCACAAGAAGAAAGATTGATCGTTGCTGCTGCTCCAATTGCTCAGGCTGCTACTCCAACCGCCTTAGCTTCTGCTCCAGCTCAGACTATTACTCCGGTGGAATTTGTTGCCGGCGATAGTCCAGTCAAGGCTCCGATGCCTGGCAAGATTACCAAAATTATCGCTCAAGAGGGCGATATAGTAAACAAAGGCGATGTTCTCATGTTGCTTGAAGCGATGAAGATGCAGAATGAAATTGGCGCTCCGGCTGGCGGCACTGTTAAGTTCATCAACGTAACTAATGGTCAAAGTGTTAAACCTGGCGAAGTGATAGCCGTTATCAGTCAACTGTAA